From Pantoea vagans:
CCCCGAAATATATCGATATCGACGAGCTGATGGCCAACCTGAAGTTTGATGAAAAACCTGCCAGCTCGCTGCTGACGGAGCCAGAGCAACAGGGTCATGCGCAGCGCTTTCCGATTCCGGTGGAAGATTTTGCCTTTGCCATCCATAACCTGAACGCAGAACCGCAATCGCTGGCGCAGCAGAGCGCCGCCCTGCTGTTCTGCATCGAAGGCCAGGCGGTTATCGCCAAAGACGATCAGCAACTGACGCTGAAACCGGGTGAATCCTGCTTCATTGCCGCCAGCGAATCGCCGCTAACAGTCGCCGGTACGGGCCGGCTGGCGCGGGTATTTAACGACTTAGGGTAGAGCGGCTGACGGAATCTCTGTTAACTGCTATTATTTCAACCTATTAGCTTTTAAACGCCTGCGGGCGTTTTTCTTCGGTCGCTGGGGTAAACCTGCGGCATAAGCGGACTCAAGGATAAGGACGAATCAGCAATGAAAAAGACCAATGTTGCCGTAGGTGTCATCATCGCACTGGGCGTAGTCTGGACTGGCGCGGCGTGGTTCACCGGCAAGCAAATTGAAAGCCACAGGGATGAGCTGGTGCAGAACGCCAATGCACAGCTGAACGCTTATGCCCCTAACAGCCGACTGAAGATCAGCTATCAGGACTATCAGCGCGGCGTGTTCAGCAGTAAGGTGAATCTGGTGGTTCAGGCCAATTCGCAGACGGAAGATAACCCGCTGCTGAAGCCGGGTCAGAGCATCATCCTGAATGAAACCATCGGTCATGGCCCTTTCCCGTTTGCGCAGCTGAAGCATTTCAACCTGATCCCGAGCATGGCATCTGTTCATACCGAGCTGGCTAACACCGATGCGGTGAAGAAGCTGTTTGAGCTGACCGGCAATAAATCGCTGATTAACGCAGATACCCGCATTGGTTACAGCGGCGCTACCGATACCGCGCTGCGTGTCCTGCCGGTTGACTATCAGAATGCGCAAACCGGCGAGCGTTTTGCCACCAATGGCGGCACCTTCAACGTCAGCGCCGATAATAAAGGCGATAAAGTGTCGCTGGACAGCGATGTGGATAGCCTCGCGCTGACCAGTAAAAACGAGATGGGCCAGCCGGTACTGTTCACTGTTAATGGTCTGAAACTGAGCGGCAACACGCATCTCAGCCCGGAAGGCGTGCGCATCGGCGATCAGTCGGTGGACATTGAGAAGGTGAATGCCAGCATCAATGGTCAGGACGCCCTGACGCTGCATAAAATGAAAGGCACCTCCTCTTTCGATAA
This genomic window contains:
- a CDS encoding YdgA family protein produces the protein MKKTNVAVGVIIALGVVWTGAAWFTGKQIESHRDELVQNANAQLNAYAPNSRLKISYQDYQRGVFSSKVNLVVQANSQTEDNPLLKPGQSIILNETIGHGPFPFAQLKHFNLIPSMASVHTELANTDAVKKLFELTGNKSLINADTRIGYSGATDTALRVLPVDYQNAQTGERFATNGGTFNVSADNKGDKVSLDSDVDSLALTSKNEMGQPVLFTVNGLKLSGNTHLSPEGVRIGDQSVDIEKVNASINGQDALTLHKMKGTSSFDNSAGKIGGDIDYKVESVQLQKQDFGQAALKMKLSQFDAQAVKAFSDRYNAQMQELLTQPGVAEDPIRYQAGVHQILMANLPLLLKGSPSISIAPLSWKNDKGESTFNLTASFNDPSAVTGEAQTLSAMVDRVLKSLDSKLVINMPMATETMHKVGLAEGYQADDAQKLADQQVKGLAAMGQMFRLTQQQDNNIVTSLQYANGQVNMNGDKMTLEQFMSRYMLGMPTSEGMPQ